A portion of the Stigmatella aurantiaca DW4/3-1 genome contains these proteins:
- a CDS encoding helix-turn-helix domain-containing protein, translated as MSEPDTVVSELAERLELDRTTIWALCRRFEHWGLQAVDDAPRPGRPRRLSPPPARRGGETGLL; from the coding sequence ATGAGCGAGCCGGACACCGTCGTCTCGGAGTTGGCTGAGCGTCTCGAACTGGACCGGACCACCATTTGGGCTCTATGCCGCCGCTTCGAGCACTGGGGCCTGCAGGCCGTCGATGATGCACCTCGTCCAGGCCGCCCCAGGCGGCTTTCCCCCCCTCCAGCGCGTCGAGGTGGAGAGACTGGCCTGCTGTGA
- a CDS encoding IS630 family transposase, whose protein sequence is MMHLVQAAPGGFPPLQRVEVERLACCEPAGIGLHMTHWSTRSLAQAARLHGIAPTLSHPTVALILRDADLQPHRSRYWKTPVADDTFRTLSAPILWCYERAAALAQQGEVVMCVDEKPNIQALERRRPTRPMRPSLIERQEFEYVRHGTVNLLVKLVVHTGMMRGWCLEHNDSASLRAVLPQMLGEHREARRIHLIWDNGSSHIAQETRDFLRHHHSRVRVLFTPAHASWLDQAECPRPLHSCSCLLA, encoded by the coding sequence ATGATGCACCTCGTCCAGGCCGCCCCAGGCGGCTTTCCCCCCCTCCAGCGCGTCGAGGTGGAGAGACTGGCCTGCTGTGAGCCAGCGGGCATTGGTCTGCATATGACTCACTGGTCCACTCGTAGCCTGGCCCAGGCTGCTCGACTGCACGGCATCGCCCCGACCCTCTCCCACCCCACCGTGGCTCTCATCCTCCGGGACGCGGACCTGCAACCCCATCGCTCTCGCTACTGGAAGACTCCTGTTGCTGACGACACCTTCCGCACCCTGTCCGCACCCATCCTCTGGTGCTACGAGCGCGCAGCCGCTCTGGCACAGCAGGGGGAGGTGGTCATGTGTGTTGACGAGAAGCCCAACATCCAGGCTCTGGAACGGCGCCGACCCACGCGTCCGATGCGGCCAAGCCTCATCGAGCGACAGGAGTTCGAGTACGTGCGGCACGGCACAGTGAACCTCTTGGTCAAGCTGGTGGTGCACACCGGCATGATGCGGGGCTGGTGCCTGGAGCACAACGACTCCGCTTCCCTGCGGGCGGTACTTCCTCAAATGCTGGGAGAGCACCGTGAGGCTCGCCGCATCCATCTTATCTGGGACAACGGCTCCAGCCACATCGCTCAGGAGACGAGGGACTTCTTACGCCACCACCACTCTCGTGTTCGTGTCCTCTTCACTCCGGCCCATGCCTCCTGGCTTGATCAGGCAGAGTGTCCGCGTCCTCTTCACTCCTGCTCATGCCTCCTGGCTTGA
- a CDS encoding M28 family peptidase, with the protein MTLSSGRGLLLGWVLLGVLLPLLWLRSQPPAIRGPGASPDRFSVQRAGELRARLMEGMGPHRVGQPALRVLRDRLLSECRQLGLPLEVQSTFVCSDYGTCATVENLLGRLPGRGPLAAGRHAVMLAVHYDSVGAGPGVSDDFNGTAVALEIARLLKSGPALRNDVILLITDGEEYGLLGAHAFAKHPWANEVAAVVNVEARGTSGPSYMFETGVDNAWLVDLYAAHVDRPATNSLAYAVYKRMPNDTDLTVFKAHGMNGVGLANIDGVVHYHTPYDDLLHSDLRTLQHHGDVALSLIRALADADLSVEHRGDAAFVDLMGLFVLHWPVGWTPVIALLGWLLVLVAAWRWSREEPLMLRQLAWASLGWWGQVLMCAGVGFAFFKLLEGTGAAPVPWIAHPGPAFAAFGLFLVAVFLLLGRLIVGRAHGTARWAAVWFWWGLLVVGLSFVFPDAIPAFVLPVPVVGLAAVLAPRGGSRAVVMGVGTLCASLLMLPLIFFLESTLGLPALPLVGLFAGMVLATLAPLVPARLPGGWRLLGVCTAGAVVLSLWAVFLSPYSDQAPQRLNIVYRFDQDRQTSHWALEVDLSRVPEPLAAFREGSREKTTPWAKAPSSLLLPADAVGLTAPELEATQVQTVEGGRVLQLKLRSTRGAPLVTVAFSPGSRITSVRVNGQPQPEQKERIRKLYSQWRLVSCVTDSPEGCAVEVTQEGSAPIEAFLSDESPGVPPGKFSRRAEWRDFVPSQNGDVTLTTRSLKL; encoded by the coding sequence ATGACTCTCTCCTCTGGACGCGGACTGTTGCTGGGATGGGTGCTCCTCGGCGTTCTGCTGCCGTTGCTCTGGCTTCGGAGCCAGCCTCCCGCGATTCGAGGCCCCGGGGCGTCTCCGGACCGCTTCTCCGTGCAGCGTGCGGGGGAGTTGCGCGCGCGGCTGATGGAGGGGATGGGCCCTCACCGCGTGGGGCAACCGGCCCTGCGCGTTCTTCGCGACCGTCTCCTGTCGGAATGCCGTCAGCTGGGCCTGCCGCTGGAAGTGCAGTCCACCTTCGTGTGCTCTGACTACGGCACGTGTGCCACGGTGGAGAACCTCCTGGGGCGGCTTCCTGGGCGAGGGCCCCTGGCCGCTGGACGCCATGCGGTCATGCTCGCGGTGCACTACGACTCGGTGGGGGCGGGCCCGGGCGTCTCCGATGACTTCAATGGCACGGCGGTGGCGCTGGAGATCGCCCGCCTCCTCAAGTCAGGCCCCGCGCTGCGCAATGACGTCATCCTGCTCATCACGGACGGAGAGGAATACGGTCTGCTCGGCGCCCATGCCTTCGCGAAGCATCCTTGGGCGAACGAGGTGGCCGCCGTCGTCAACGTCGAAGCCCGTGGGACGTCGGGGCCCAGCTACATGTTCGAGACTGGCGTGGACAATGCGTGGCTGGTGGATCTCTATGCGGCGCACGTTGACCGGCCCGCGACGAATTCCCTCGCCTACGCCGTCTACAAGCGAATGCCCAACGACACCGATCTCACCGTGTTCAAGGCCCACGGCATGAACGGCGTGGGCCTCGCCAACATCGATGGGGTGGTGCACTACCACACGCCCTATGACGACCTGTTGCACTCGGACCTCAGGACCCTTCAGCACCACGGCGATGTGGCCCTGTCGTTGATTCGTGCGCTGGCGGACGCGGATCTCTCCGTGGAGCACCGGGGGGACGCCGCTTTCGTGGACCTGATGGGCCTGTTCGTCCTCCACTGGCCCGTGGGCTGGACTCCCGTCATCGCCCTGCTGGGGTGGCTGCTGGTTTTGGTGGCAGCCTGGCGCTGGTCCCGGGAGGAGCCGCTCATGCTTCGGCAATTGGCCTGGGCGAGCCTAGGGTGGTGGGGCCAGGTGCTGATGTGCGCCGGGGTGGGCTTTGCCTTCTTCAAGCTCCTGGAGGGCACGGGCGCCGCCCCTGTGCCCTGGATTGCCCATCCCGGGCCCGCCTTCGCCGCGTTCGGGTTGTTCCTGGTGGCGGTCTTCCTGCTGTTGGGCCGGCTCATCGTGGGCAGGGCCCATGGAACGGCCCGGTGGGCGGCGGTGTGGTTCTGGTGGGGACTGTTGGTGGTGGGGCTTTCGTTCGTCTTTCCAGATGCCATCCCCGCGTTCGTGCTCCCGGTTCCCGTGGTGGGTCTGGCCGCGGTGCTCGCCCCTCGTGGAGGGAGCCGTGCCGTGGTCATGGGGGTGGGCACCTTGTGTGCGAGCCTGCTGATGCTTCCGTTGATTTTCTTTCTGGAGAGCACGCTGGGGCTGCCCGCGCTCCCCTTGGTGGGGCTCTTCGCGGGAATGGTGCTGGCCACCTTGGCCCCGCTCGTACCAGCCAGGCTGCCGGGTGGCTGGAGGCTTTTGGGCGTGTGTACGGCAGGGGCGGTGGTGCTGTCGCTCTGGGCGGTTTTCCTCTCTCCCTACTCGGACCAGGCGCCGCAGCGGTTGAACATCGTCTACCGGTTCGACCAGGACCGTCAGACAAGCCACTGGGCCCTGGAGGTAGACCTGAGCCGGGTGCCGGAGCCGCTCGCGGCGTTTCGCGAGGGCTCGCGGGAGAAGACCACCCCCTGGGCCAAGGCACCTTCCTCCCTGCTTCTCCCCGCGGACGCCGTGGGGCTGACCGCGCCCGAGCTGGAGGCCACCCAGGTCCAGACCGTCGAGGGAGGACGCGTCCTTCAGTTGAAGCTCCGTTCGACACGGGGAGCCCCCCTCGTGACCGTGGCGTTTTCCCCTGGATCGCGCATCACGTCGGTGCGGGTGAATGGGCAGCCCCAGCCCGAGCAGAAGGAGCGGATCCGCAAACTCTACAGCCAATGGCGGCTCGTCTCCTGTGTGACGGACTCCCCCGAGGGGTGTGCCGTGGAGGTGACCCAGGAGGGCAGTGCGCCCATCGAGGCCTTCCTTTCTGACGAGTCCCCTGGGGTGCCCCCGGGGAAATTCTCACGCCGCGCGGAGTGGAGAGACTTCGTACCGAGCCAAAACGGAGACGTCACCCTCACCACGCGATCCCTGAAGCTGTAG
- a CDS encoding TauD/TfdA family dioxygenase yields the protein MPSEPLTYTYSGEPILPFIERHAAQIQEGLLQHGAVRFKGFGITDASTFERAAKAIDPELKDDYLGTSPRNRMSGYVFSASELPPHFPIMQHCEMSFLPHAPRKLFFWCRVAPPEGGETPICDFAAVYDGLNPDIRREFEDKGITTLRNYAGPGQKGKSLKQLKPWPDMFLTTDKNRVNAICREHELEPHWLPGDALRLINTRPAIKVHPIHGKKVWYNHTQVFHSASAQLEYSHIASHQKTLRGYGLKLFLKLNDLWESASQRPEERAMHVTFGNGEEIPRAYVSHLMDVIWKNLHIAPWQAGDMIAIDNYRTAHGRLPYKGPREVNVCWAADTAAR from the coding sequence ATGCCCTCGGAACCGCTCACCTACACATACTCCGGCGAACCGATCCTCCCGTTCATCGAGCGCCACGCGGCGCAGATACAGGAAGGCCTGCTGCAGCACGGGGCCGTGCGGTTCAAAGGCTTCGGCATCACGGATGCCTCGACGTTCGAGCGGGCCGCGAAGGCAATCGACCCTGAGCTGAAGGACGATTACCTGGGGACTTCTCCGCGGAACAGAATGAGCGGCTACGTCTTCTCGGCCAGCGAGCTGCCGCCCCATTTTCCCATCATGCAGCATTGCGAGATGAGCTTTCTGCCGCATGCGCCGCGCAAGCTGTTCTTCTGGTGCAGGGTCGCTCCCCCCGAGGGCGGAGAAACGCCCATCTGCGATTTTGCCGCCGTCTACGACGGCCTGAACCCCGATATCCGCCGGGAGTTTGAAGACAAAGGCATCACCACCCTTCGCAACTACGCGGGGCCGGGCCAGAAAGGGAAGAGTTTGAAGCAACTCAAGCCTTGGCCCGACATGTTCCTGACCACGGACAAGAACCGGGTCAACGCGATCTGCCGCGAGCACGAGTTGGAGCCCCACTGGCTGCCGGGAGACGCCTTGCGGCTCATCAACACCCGGCCAGCCATCAAGGTCCATCCCATTCATGGCAAGAAGGTCTGGTACAACCACACCCAGGTCTTCCACTCCGCCTCGGCCCAGCTGGAGTACAGCCACATCGCTTCCCACCAGAAGACGTTGCGCGGCTACGGCTTGAAGCTGTTCCTGAAACTGAATGACCTCTGGGAATCGGCCTCTCAGAGGCCAGAAGAGCGCGCCATGCACGTGACCTTCGGCAATGGAGAGGAAATCCCAAGGGCCTACGTGTCTCATTTGATGGATGTCATCTGGAAGAACCTGCACATCGCCCCCTGGCAAGCGGGGGACATGATCGCCATCGACAACTACCGCACGGCCCACGGCCGCTTGCCCTACAAAGGTCCCCGCGAAGTGAATGTGTGCTGGGCGGCGGACACCGCGGCCAGGTAA
- a CDS encoding GNAT family N-acetyltransferase, with product MLNLTFRKATLDDLPVIVSLLADDVLGAGRESVVTPLPDKYLRAFEAVDRDENQFLLVVEDRGSIVGTLQLTFIPGIARGGAWRGQIEAVRVSSARRGERVGEAMFAWAIETCRQRGCALVQLTTDKSRSDAHRFYERLGFAATHAGYKLNLSA from the coding sequence ATGTTGAATTTAACCTTCCGCAAAGCCACGCTCGACGATCTTCCCGTGATCGTCTCACTGCTGGCGGACGATGTGCTTGGAGCGGGACGCGAGAGCGTTGTTACTCCACTTCCGGACAAGTATCTCAGGGCCTTCGAGGCTGTTGATCGGGACGAGAATCAATTTCTTCTCGTCGTGGAAGACCGGGGCAGCATTGTCGGCACCTTGCAGTTGACCTTCATCCCGGGCATCGCAAGAGGAGGAGCTTGGCGCGGCCAGATCGAGGCTGTTCGAGTGTCATCCGCCAGGCGAGGCGAGAGAGTCGGTGAAGCCATGTTCGCATGGGCCATCGAAACATGCCGGCAGCGCGGCTGCGCTCTGGTGCAACTGACGACCGACAAATCCCGTTCAGATGCTCACCGCTTCTACGAACGCCTTGGCTTCGCGGCGACGCATGCCGGCTACAAGCTGAACCTGTCGGCTTGA
- a CDS encoding protein kinase domain-containing protein: MSHKTFLSGDVVAERYRVIRFIGEGSCGEVYEVEDLSLRERVALKTIRPERAFEPGTLKRFKQELRLARRVTHAHVCRVFDLGEHSLPRSAEARSHKVLFLTMELLEGQTLREYVLRKVPLSTEQVLALGRQMASALDAAHAAQVIHRDFKSSNVVLVEETTAGQGLRAVVTDFGLALGVVREETAEESQESRFAGTPSYMSPEQVEGNALSRASDLYSLGVVLYEMVTGRLPFVADTAMATALQRLHAPPAPPSTWARGLAPRWDEVLLRCLARRPEDRFPTAMEALGALQEQEVTSFVERPRLGQFPASSLVTRRVMAVLGLRSLWARPDMDWLATALAEVLAAELAACRQVRLLSGEEVAVFRQELHLPEVEGLSRETLRRIRVHSQVDLLLSGTYLVLGPPGGSTLRLDIHVQDTATGEPVVHLTETGLEQELLALLARVGARLRAQLGLGPLTSEQAGGVRLMMPVGPGLARLYAEGLTALRSYDAALAVERLEQVVAREPTFVMAHSALAEAFQRLYQVGRAREAARRAFELSEGLPLEERLLVRARHHAAQADWDAAVEDYQALLELCPDSVEYGIALMSAQMNAGRFQAAGSTLERLWRLPLPLSEDPRIYVAAAAAMATASDFESSLRHAATAVEKARLRGQWLIVAEALTSESFAIRTLGAPGRSLEKVEEAERLCLSCGDRGGALSAMLGRAVALLDLVRLHEAKQVLASASQLVGAYRGAVIEAEVLALTGWLKCALGDLPEALRSTGEAQALFQRLELRAEANHYRIQRAMILRHQGALSEAQAQLREGGRVAKALGDDYSEAWSHHELGNLLLDQGELSAARACLGLALKLRRARGFQAFVVDTALDLARVALREGHWEEALSLAEQACSFYEEQEIASKQGMALALMARVKLVRGETQDARELLARARKLEGSNESIFIQTELLCSWARLVAQAGTFSERREGALQLQDILKRTRAGGLVQLELQARLAQAELELLCGGGLATDAYTAIAEEAERLGYFAIARRAQAAVQR, from the coding sequence TTGAGCCACAAGACATTTCTGTCGGGCGACGTGGTGGCGGAGCGTTATCGCGTCATCCGCTTCATCGGGGAGGGCAGCTGCGGCGAAGTCTACGAGGTGGAAGACCTCTCGCTGCGCGAGCGGGTGGCCCTGAAAACCATCCGCCCGGAGCGCGCGTTCGAGCCTGGCACCTTGAAACGCTTCAAGCAGGAACTGCGGTTGGCGCGCCGGGTCACCCATGCCCATGTCTGCCGTGTGTTCGATCTGGGCGAGCACAGCTTGCCCAGGAGCGCCGAGGCGAGGTCCCACAAGGTCCTCTTCCTCACGATGGAGTTGCTAGAAGGGCAGACGCTCCGGGAATACGTGCTGCGCAAGGTGCCTCTGTCCACGGAGCAGGTTCTGGCCTTGGGCAGACAGATGGCCTCGGCCCTGGATGCGGCCCATGCCGCTCAGGTCATCCATCGAGACTTCAAGAGCAGCAATGTGGTGCTCGTCGAGGAGACCACGGCTGGGCAGGGCCTGCGAGCGGTGGTGACGGACTTTGGCCTGGCCTTGGGCGTGGTGAGGGAGGAGACCGCCGAGGAGTCTCAGGAGAGCCGTTTCGCGGGGACGCCCAGCTACATGTCGCCCGAGCAAGTGGAGGGCAATGCGTTGTCGCGAGCCTCGGACCTCTATTCCCTGGGCGTAGTGCTCTACGAGATGGTTACGGGGCGCCTGCCTTTCGTGGCGGATACCGCCATGGCCACCGCGCTTCAGCGCCTGCACGCTCCACCCGCTCCCCCGAGCACCTGGGCGCGCGGTTTGGCTCCCCGGTGGGACGAGGTCCTTTTGCGCTGTTTGGCAAGGCGGCCGGAAGATCGCTTCCCCACGGCCATGGAGGCCCTCGGCGCGCTCCAGGAGCAAGAGGTGACCTCGTTCGTGGAGCGGCCCAGGCTTGGCCAGTTCCCTGCCTCCTCGCTCGTGACCCGGCGGGTCATGGCGGTGCTGGGCCTCCGCAGCCTGTGGGCACGTCCCGACATGGACTGGCTGGCCACGGCGCTCGCCGAGGTGCTCGCCGCGGAACTGGCGGCCTGCCGACAGGTGCGTTTGCTCTCGGGCGAGGAGGTCGCCGTCTTCCGCCAGGAACTCCACCTGCCAGAAGTGGAAGGGCTCTCGCGGGAGACCCTGAGGCGCATCCGCGTCCACTCTCAGGTGGACTTGTTGCTCTCGGGGACCTACCTCGTTCTCGGGCCGCCGGGCGGTTCGACGCTGCGCTTGGACATCCACGTCCAGGACACGGCGACCGGGGAACCCGTGGTTCACCTGACGGAAACAGGGCTTGAGCAGGAACTGTTGGCACTGCTGGCCCGCGTGGGGGCTCGGCTGCGCGCTCAACTGGGGCTGGGGCCGCTGACGTCCGAGCAGGCCGGCGGCGTCCGCCTCATGATGCCCGTTGGCCCCGGGCTGGCACGCCTCTATGCCGAAGGACTCACGGCGCTGCGCAGCTACGACGCGGCCCTGGCCGTCGAACGGCTGGAGCAGGTGGTGGCGCGGGAGCCCACCTTCGTGATGGCGCACTCTGCGCTCGCCGAGGCCTTCCAGCGGCTCTACCAGGTGGGGCGAGCGCGAGAGGCGGCTCGACGGGCATTTGAGCTGTCCGAGGGACTTCCCCTGGAAGAACGGCTGCTGGTGCGGGCCCGTCACCATGCGGCCCAGGCGGACTGGGACGCGGCCGTGGAGGACTACCAGGCGCTGCTGGAACTTTGCCCGGACTCCGTGGAGTACGGCATCGCGCTGATGTCGGCTCAAATGAACGCGGGGCGGTTTCAGGCCGCGGGCTCGACCTTGGAGAGGTTGTGGCGGTTGCCGCTCCCCCTGAGCGAGGATCCGCGCATCTACGTGGCTGCCGCGGCTGCCATGGCCACGGCCTCGGATTTCGAGTCCTCCCTCCGGCACGCGGCCACCGCCGTGGAGAAGGCCCGTCTCAGGGGGCAGTGGCTCATCGTCGCCGAGGCGCTCACCAGTGAGTCCTTCGCGATCCGCACCCTGGGCGCGCCTGGGCGGTCATTGGAGAAGGTGGAGGAGGCCGAGCGGCTCTGTCTGTCATGCGGTGACCGCGGGGGGGCCCTCAGCGCCATGCTTGGGCGGGCGGTCGCCTTGCTGGACCTGGTGAGGCTGCACGAGGCAAAGCAAGTGCTGGCCTCCGCCTCCCAACTGGTCGGCGCCTACCGGGGAGCGGTCATCGAAGCCGAGGTGCTCGCGTTGACGGGTTGGTTGAAGTGTGCCCTGGGAGACCTCCCGGAGGCGTTGCGGTCCACGGGCGAGGCCCAAGCCCTCTTCCAGAGGCTGGAGCTGCGCGCCGAGGCGAACCACTACCGCATTCAGCGGGCCATGATCCTGCGGCACCAGGGAGCCCTGAGCGAGGCCCAAGCGCAGCTCCGCGAGGGAGGGCGTGTGGCCAAGGCCCTGGGCGATGATTACTCGGAGGCTTGGTCCCATCACGAACTGGGCAATCTCCTGCTCGACCAGGGAGAGTTGAGTGCTGCCCGCGCTTGTCTGGGGCTCGCGCTGAAGCTCCGCCGGGCCCGGGGGTTCCAAGCCTTCGTGGTGGACACCGCGCTGGACCTGGCGCGGGTGGCTCTCCGAGAGGGCCATTGGGAAGAGGCCTTGTCCCTGGCGGAGCAGGCGTGCTCCTTCTATGAGGAGCAGGAGATTGCCAGCAAGCAAGGCATGGCCCTCGCGTTGATGGCACGGGTGAAGCTCGTGAGGGGTGAGACCCAGGACGCCCGCGAACTGCTGGCTCGCGCACGGAAACTGGAGGGCTCCAACGAGTCCATCTTCATTCAGACCGAGCTGTTGTGCTCCTGGGCGCGGCTCGTGGCACAGGCTGGGACCTTCTCCGAGCGGCGGGAGGGGGCGCTGCAGCTTCAGGACATCCTCAAGCGGACACGGGCCGGGGGGCTCGTGCAGCTTGAGCTCCAGGCGCGGTTGGCCCAGGCGGAGCTCGAGCTCCTGTGCGGTGGGGGCCTCGCCACGGACGCGTATACCGCCATCGCGGAGGAGGCGGAGCGGCTCGGGTACTTCGCCATCGCCCGGAGGGCCCAGGCGGCGGTACAGCGGTAG
- a CDS encoding alpha/beta hydrolase family protein: MSAPTPAAKTLSAPTPVLSISPVVLPAPGRAVDLQVRVSAPVTGGELPIILLSHGHGRSNHLSSLNGYAPLANYWAAHGFVVIQPTHLDSKTLTLHSDDPDAPLYWRARAEDMKRILDQLDAIERAVAALAGRLDRSKVAVVGHSMGGHTASLLLGARHKDPRDGTEVNLVEPRIKAGVLLAAPGRGDALSKFAAENYPFFSTIDFSRMTTPALVVAGDKDDSPHLTVAGADWHADPYFLSPSPKSLVTLFDAGHGLGGVSGYDVAETTDENPERVAAVQLLTWAYLRTELYPGDSAWQEAQSALTGVANPLGRVKSK, encoded by the coding sequence ATGAGCGCACCGACTCCCGCAGCCAAAACCCTCAGCGCACCCACGCCGGTCCTCTCGATCAGCCCAGTCGTGCTGCCAGCTCCCGGTCGCGCCGTCGATCTCCAAGTGCGGGTCTCCGCGCCCGTGACTGGAGGCGAACTGCCCATCATTTTGCTCTCGCACGGCCACGGCCGCTCCAACCACCTCTCCTCATTGAACGGCTACGCCCCACTCGCCAACTACTGGGCGGCCCATGGCTTCGTCGTGATCCAGCCCACCCATCTCGATTCAAAGACGCTCACCCTCCACTCCGATGATCCCGATGCGCCTCTGTACTGGCGAGCGCGGGCCGAGGACATGAAGCGCATCCTCGACCAACTCGACGCGATCGAGCGCGCCGTCGCTGCGCTCGCCGGACGCTTGGACCGAAGCAAGGTGGCCGTCGTCGGGCACTCGATGGGCGGGCACACCGCGAGCCTGCTGCTTGGCGCTCGGCACAAGGATCCCCGCGACGGAACGGAAGTGAACCTCGTCGAGCCCCGGATCAAGGCGGGCGTGCTGCTCGCCGCGCCCGGCAGGGGCGACGCCCTCAGCAAGTTCGCAGCCGAGAACTACCCCTTCTTCTCGACCATCGACTTTTCCAGGATGACGACGCCCGCGCTCGTGGTCGCCGGCGACAAGGATGACTCCCCCCACCTGACGGTCGCAGGCGCTGACTGGCACGCCGATCCATACTTCCTCTCCCCAAGCCCCAAGTCCTTGGTTACCCTGTTCGACGCAGGGCACGGGCTCGGCGGAGTCTCGGGATATGACGTCGCCGAGACCACGGACGAGAACCCCGAGCGAGTGGCTGCCGTCCAGCTTCTCACCTGGGCCTACCTCCGCACCGAGCTCTACCCCGGAGACTCCGCTTGGCAGGAAGCGCAAAGCGCGCTGACGGGCGTCGCCAACCCGCTTGGACGGGTCAAGTCCAAATAA
- a CDS encoding helix-turn-helix domain-containing protein — protein MQRTTGWSAPLLGVAASALTDRIVPQEDIWGRSGGDLCLELLAARSLPEVLDRISHAIALRTHQTFDPASARLARRAVRLLEGDEVRVESVAKQLGVTARHLRRAFTESVGIGPKDFARAVRLQRAVGMAANSKDWGRIAASSGYYDQAHLIADFRELVGLTPGAFLKRADDRGVRFGSGEAEADLHD, from the coding sequence GTGCAACGCACCACAGGCTGGTCGGCGCCGCTCTTGGGCGTGGCAGCGAGCGCACTGACGGACCGGATCGTCCCGCAGGAAGACATCTGGGGCCGTTCGGGCGGCGACCTCTGCCTCGAACTCCTTGCGGCGCGAAGCCTGCCGGAGGTGCTTGACCGAATCTCCCACGCGATCGCCCTTCGTACCCACCAGACATTCGACCCGGCATCGGCACGGCTCGCTCGCCGCGCGGTTCGCTTGCTCGAAGGAGACGAGGTTCGGGTGGAGAGCGTGGCAAAGCAGCTTGGCGTCACGGCGCGGCATCTTCGCCGCGCCTTCACGGAGAGCGTCGGCATCGGGCCGAAGGATTTCGCGCGGGCCGTTCGCCTGCAGCGGGCCGTGGGGATGGCGGCGAACTCGAAGGACTGGGGACGCATCGCCGCATCCTCGGGCTATTACGACCAGGCGCACCTCATTGCCGACTTCCGGGAACTCGTCGGGCTCACACCGGGCGCCTTCCTGAAGCGTGCGGACGATCGGGGCGTTCGGTTCGGCTCCGGCGAGGCGGAGGCCGATCTCCACGACTGA
- a CDS encoding TetR/AcrR family transcriptional regulator — protein MKSPPRAKQQRGEPLVAKILETTLSEIARAGYENLSIEEVAARAGVNKTTIYRRWPTPEVLAISAFERFSDSNGPSDTGSLRGDLLDYLKRYREVCRSPAMLSLTRMHFSGGFVGKLGELIRERTHSGDCDALVMFQRAVERGELPGGTDTGLVRDLVLGSAQHLVLFRHDQCTDERLQQLVDILLFGALNGGRPPKAQGARAKQRP, from the coding sequence ATGAAGAGCCCCCCTCGAGCCAAGCAGCAGCGTGGTGAGCCGCTGGTGGCGAAGATTCTTGAGACGACGCTCAGTGAGATCGCACGGGCGGGGTACGAGAACCTCTCGATCGAGGAGGTTGCCGCACGCGCCGGGGTCAACAAGACCACCATCTACCGGAGGTGGCCGACGCCGGAGGTCCTGGCCATCAGCGCGTTCGAGCGGTTCTCCGATTCCAACGGCCCTTCCGACACGGGTTCGCTGCGGGGGGATCTGCTCGACTATCTGAAGCGCTATCGCGAGGTGTGCCGCTCGCCGGCGATGTTGTCCCTGACGCGGATGCACTTCAGCGGCGGCTTCGTTGGGAAGCTCGGCGAACTCATCCGCGAGCGCACCCACAGTGGGGACTGCGACGCTCTGGTGATGTTTCAACGGGCGGTCGAGCGCGGGGAGCTGCCCGGCGGCACGGACACCGGGTTGGTGCGCGACCTGGTGCTTGGAAGCGCGCAGCACCTCGTCCTCTTCCGTCACGACCAATGTACGGACGAACGGCTCCAGCAACTCGTGGACATCCTGCTCTTTGGCGCGCTGAACGGAGGACGTCCGCCCAAGGCCCAGGGCGCTCGCGCGAAACAGAGGCCGTGA